The sequence below is a genomic window from Uranotaenia lowii strain MFRU-FL chromosome 2, ASM2978415v1, whole genome shotgun sequence.
ATGGTTACAGATCTGTGCGGGATGAAGTTTCATAATTAGAAGTTAGATTgcgtttttcattattcatgTTGGTCCAATTGCCCAATTGAAtccgtttaaaaatatttcaaatttccaataaaaCACATTCTTACCTCAATCAGAACAAGGATTTTCTTTTGAAAGCAATAAACCTTAGATGGATGAacccaaaaatatatttctaaaGTAATCGAAGAGTGTTATCTAGTTGATCTAGATAGTCAAAATTTATCCAGAATCTGACAgcgattattttataaaattggttaaataaaattcaacttttaaagGTTCTTCTGAAAATGCAACAGAATAAAACCCAGAATCGTCTCATTAACAATTGCTTACCTTGCTTCAGTTAGTTATCAACAGTTGTAACCGCTCCCTCAGCGTCCGTGTCCGGTTCCCGTTCGAACAGAATCATCAGCTCAGTGTGCGGCGTATGGGGAAACAGATCCACGGCAATGGCCTTCTTGGCCACAAACGGAGATCCACGGAGCGTTTTGGAAGCCGGCCGCACCAGATCGAACCAATTCTTGAGCGCACTTTTGGGAGAACAGGAAACGTATATTAATCGGTTTAGGCCCCGAGCGTTGCGCAGCTGGGTGATGGAACGGACGTCTGTTGAAGAAGtaaaaggtgttgaaaattgtggagttttgaaaaaaaaaaatgtgtaaaaaaacttacGAAGGCCGGCCCTCGGAGGATCAACGATTGCAACTAATTTTTCTCCTTCCTGGACGTTAGCTTTTCGCACCAATGACATAATCAAATCATCGGCGTTTCCGGCAAAGaagttacaatttttaacatcattCAACTCGGCATTATGTTTGGCGTCCTCGATTGCCTGATCAATAATCTCCACCCCGAAAACTTGCTTGCAGTGTCGGGCGAAGCACAACCCAATAGTTCCCGTTCCGCAGCAAATGTCCAGAATGGTCGTTTTGTCATCTGTGCTGGCCATATCGATGGCAGATTGATAGAGGACTTCAGTGCCGGGCGTGTTAATCTGGAAAAATGCCTTCGGGCTGATGCGAAACTTCAAACCATGAATTTCTTCCACAATGTGGGTATCGCCGCTGAGGTGCTCCATGGGACGTTCTTCGCTACCGGATGTCTTTTTTTCCATTGGTTCAAAGTATACCGAGCTGATTCCAATTTGTTTAGCCTTTTCGCTAGTCAGACAATCGACAATGGAAGATTTCAAATCTTTAAGCTCGTTAGCGGTCAACTGTTGTGGGTGGAAGCCAACAATCACCATCACTTGGCCGGTTGCACTGGAAGTTCGAACCGTAAGCAGCCGGAAGTGACCAGTATAGAGCTCGGCGCTATATGGTTCATATTTTGAGGCGCGTACAAATTCCTCAAACAGCTGAACACTGCCCTTCATTTTGTCcgaaatatgtttcaaattcGCGATTCCTTCGACCTCAACAACGCCCTTGCAGTAAGCGCCCATCCGGAAGCCGATCGTCACCTCGCCCTGGCTATTTTTACCGATGGAAAATTCACACTTGTTCCGGTATCCATCGATCTTGGGAGAGCGTCGGATTTCTTCCAGCGGACAGATCATCCCTTCGTACTCCTTTCGTTGAGCTTCGACATACGGACGTAGATTCGGGCAGTTCTTCCAAACCTCGTCGGAAAACTTTACCAGAATGTTTTGCATTTCCGATTGTTTCTGTTTGATCTGATCATCGTAGCTCAGATACGCCAAAGATGTCACCGATTCTTCAACGGTTTTGCGTTTTTTGATTACCTCCTGGGAAGAgaattaaatatcaaaattttaaacggttctttcagttcaaaattttaaatttccaagaaTATTCTTACCATTGGGTCCCTTTCTGCTTCCCGCCGCCTTTTAACCAGTGGATCCGGCGAGGGTTTCGCTTCGACAGCGGTCAGCGTTTTCCCCTTCCACGAGTAGCCGTTGACCGCCTTAATAGCGTTCTGCCGCTCGGGCTCGCCGCGGAAGCAAACGAAAATGAACGGGCAGCCCCGGTCCATGATCTTTATTTTGCTCGTCGCTAGATTGAGTTTCTTGTTTAGCAGTTTTTTCAGTTCCTAAAATAAATTCTAATctaatgtaatatttttattagagACTACAACGGTAAACCTACGCTAATTCCGTAATACTTGGGAAGGTTTTTGATTTCGATCTTGAACCGTTCAGAGGTGAAGCCGGTAGCATCCAGATAGGCGTACTCGTCCTGGTTAACTTCTGAAGGCTCCGAGGGTGCCACTTCGTTCCCTACTGTCTCAACTTCTACAGGAGGGTCACGATTTTCCAATTCGACATCCATATCTGAATAACAATGaataaaaatcgtattttagcgAGAAACAGAAATCAACACGTGTGATCGGCAACGAatagcaaaatatttttgaagccggattctgtttacaaaaataaacgTTCATCCGCAAAGAGTTCATTAGCacgcttaaaaataaaaaggcacCATTTGATATATTCCAATCAATTCGGAAGAAAATATAGATTTAGGATGATTCACAGAATTtccttaataaattttttaataatttcgaaATGTAGAAAAATCTTCTCTTTAAAAAGGGTGATTGTTTgggtaaaattaaatatttttcttgaaacttAAAAATCCATCAAACATTGAGATCTTATGTAATTTCAGGTCGAATATCAACTTTCTGAAACGTGCATCACCTGCAAGGTCAATTTTCGGAAAACTTGTGGATGTTAAGAATGTTCAACAATTggctattaaaaaaacaattttcttaaattcaacatttttttttacttaaaacttttaatatgcaaaattttgtcattttattcttctttataattttgaaattttcgaaatttttcaaaatattgtaattttgataatattaacgaaattttgttaattttgtaattttttctaatttttgtaatattgaaCCAAATAATCAACCATTAAAGGTTGTATTTTTTGcacttttggaaatttttgtattatttctaataataaaatttatgtactttttgtcatttttgtcatttttgtcatttttgtcattttttgtcatttttgtcatttttgtcatttttgtcatttttgtcatttttgtcatttttgtaatttttgtaatttttgccatttttgtcatttttgtcatttttgtcatttttgtcatttttgtcatttttgtcatttttgtcatttttgtcatttttgtcattttagtaatttttgtcatttttgtcatttttgtcatatttgtcatatttgtcatttttgtcatttttgtcatttttgtgttttttgtcatttttgtgttttttgtcatttttgtgttttttgtcagtgtttatatttttggaatttttttcatttttgtcattttttcattattataatttttgtcatttttgtaattgctgtaattttggtaatatttGTAGTTATGGTTCTAACATTTAAAATCATatggttttaaattcaaacatattttatacTTCTATTTTGTGAGAAATAGAGCTTGCTTTGGCTACGTAGCCACCATATTGTCAACTTCCGTTAGTCTCTCCGCGTTTCACCGTCTTCGAATTTGACGTTCGTTCAAAATCGCGAGCGCGGAGAGAGAACCGTTTTGTTGTCCGCGTAATCATCCAATCACGGCAGCACACGAGCCGCGCTGATGCACATTCCGCTCGCTGGCTTGTTGTCACGAGGGCTCCATACACGCGCAAGTTGCTTGTCGATGGTAAGTTAGGAATTTCCAAGCAGCAAGCCCAAACGGTTTTGATGTTTGATCTATTGACAAAGCAGTTGAAGCTGTGGGGAATCCGTTGTGTCGTCAGAGCAAAATTTGCCACGTCCGACGATTCGGTTTTCTCGCGCTCTCTCTGTCCGAGTTTTAAGTTCGACTTTACCGTTCAGCAGCACCCGAATCAATCTCAGTAGTCGTCGGAACGTGAAAGTAAGTAGTCGTGATTTTCTTAAAAGCTCGAAATTTGAGCAATTTGAGCAAAAGGAATATCCGGTTGCCTACTGGGTTTTTCTGTGGCCGTGGGTGTTGGAGGAAAAGTGTAAATTTGCTGGAtaattgtgtaattttgtgaCACCTAGTGAGCTAGCGGCTAATGGTTAATAGTTTTCGGTTTAGCGGTGATTGTTTTTCGGCTCcagctgttattttttttcctccaagACACCGGATTGGCGATCAGTCGGATCTAATTGTGGtattaaaaaatttcctttcCCCCCTTTCTCCCCGGACAGACGTGGCGTGAAAATTATTCCTGACCAGGGTAGCGGAAGCGGAAACTCGTAGAAAGAAATTCCAGTAACATGCGAATTCTAGCATCGTTCGGTTTGGTCCTGTTTGTGGCCGGCCTAGCCCTGGTCGCATCGGATGACGATGTGAAGGTGGAGGATGAAGTGCTGGTTCTGACCAAGGATAACTTCCAGAAAGTGATCGAAGGCAACGAGTTCGTCCTGGTGGAATTCTGTGAGTACTCGAATTATCGATTTCTGCAAAAATAAGCTGTCTGGGAAAAATGATGTCCCCCTCCCTGGGCCGTAGTGTGTCATGGCATTTTGCGGGGGGTGCCAAGGGGGTTGCGGGTGCGATATTCTCCATCTTGGAATGATTATTGTCctctttttctgaaacacagtCGACTGTGGCTAACATGCAAACTGCAAACTATTTtgctttcatttcattcaatcTCATCCAAAATAATGGCGATATGCAAGGGATAAAAGTGCTTGAAACATTGTCCTAACTGCACTTGTTTCGTCGGCCTGTTATTTTTTCTCCCGTCTCCTCCGTTCGGTGATGTCAGCAAAAGAAAACTCCAACACATCACTTTAGTATGCTTCTTTTTCTTAGTTTCTTTTACCCTTCCTCCAGCCGGAGTCATCGATGCCGCGCCGCTCCACGTCTTTCTTCTTGAATGCCCCTACCGCCCGACAATCTCCCCGGGATTCCGTTTGCCGGCCttatctaaacattataagGCGGTTATCTCCTCCCTTCTTTCGATGCCTCGTCACACCTCCTCGTGCAGTGGAGGAAATTGTGCAGTTGCCCCGCAGCCGGCAGTGTACTAAACGCGTATATTCTGAACTCACCCAGTTTATTCGCGTTCACCAGTACAGGTCCGGCACGGTGAACAAATACCACTGCAAAATGGGCACTGCTGAAGacgtggagttttttttctcgctacTTTGCTGCTGACCGGATCGGACCGCGTATCACATCGGCGTTGTTGTTGTAACACAAACAACACAACTCATCATCTCAGCCGCACCACGTTGTTgggcggcagcagcagcaggtttTGAACTTGGTGCAGTAAACAATTAGTTACCTACCCACCTATCGATGACCTGATTTATAGGGATTGATCTGCCGGCAGAACCGTTACATCCTCCCAGAGAAATTGTTTTCCAGATTAGTATCGGTTAGGTTCGATTCTCTCATGTTGCTGGATGTCATGGAATCCGAGAGCAATATGAGAATAtaggtattttatttttatttctataaaaaaaattagctttgaGTCCTTTTGAGCAACTTTAACGCATGAATTTTTAGGAAAGTTAGTGAATTGTTAAACTTTTCAGCGTTAGTTTTCCCAGGATGATCCAGAATGGTCaaacattttaaactaaaaattattaAGTTCTAAATGCTGTAAGGGTACATTTTTTTGAATGTGTTGAGCCTACTTGATTCAGtaactttatttattcattgTCAGTCTcggagataaaaataaaatttattacctattgaacaataattttcatgaatttttcatctttactAAACTCCTTTTGAGAAACAGTGGAAATCACTAGGGCAATTGTTATGTTGCATGTTTGTTATGGAATTTGGGAACAATATGTATCCGTTTGAGCAGCTCTTACcacttaatttttcattttcgaaacaATTTAGTCAAAAGTAAAATTATTCAGGATCACTTTTTTTATGAAGGCTCACAATCACATTTCAATCAACAACTTTGACAACATTTTCGATGTTATCAGATTCTTCACATAATTTCTACGTTTTAACAGATATAATAACAGGTacaaaaatcgttgaaaaagtttcgtaagtttttgttttctagttgaatgttaattttattaaaaaaaatttgttaaatcaaCAACAAATCAATAACAAAGTGGGCAATCagaaaaactcaaaattgattgcagtaaacttatttcatttcatacaaaaaaaataattgtgatcGATAGATTTGTGTTGGTACTACGATGATTCAGCTTTAATGGCTTCAAattgttgaacatttttggGTGCTAATGTGTGTTTAGTGAATGGCAGTTATTAGTTTAGTGGGCACGCCAGATTTCGTACCTTCAGCTTAAAATTATGCCAAACTGAacagatttttacaaatttgcatCTTTGACTAATTTGATGTCTCAAAAATGTGTAGAATCTTTTTCAATCTAGGGAACCAAACAATGAGCTTAAGGGTGTTAGGTATACCACTATAATAGTGGTAAAAGCAACTTTGGCGGTGGAaaattcttgtgctggtgatgATCAGCAGTAAAAAAAGCTCACTGCAAGTTTCAAAGCGTTGCTTTGGTTTGTCCTCTGGTTGGTCCTCTTTTGCGATATAACTGCCCTCATTCACTTTCCATGGAAAAATCGCAAACCTGACATACTGAGCGCTTTGGAAAGTGCAGCAAAGCTGGGGCCGAGAAGTTATTGAAATTCCAATATTATTAtggtttttttctcgtttttaacCAATAATTTCGGATTTTAAGCTCTACTAAATAACTAACTTATATCTTaatccgcgatgccaggtaaatttttgacgttttgtagttaggacaaatatatggccgttttcaaaagctttccaaaagctccctaactaatctaaacttttctatggaggacatggtgtcgctagtgtttgcttaataactcccatCGCTGGGCAAATTCTCATACATTCTTATTCCCGCAAAAATAGCAAGAAATTTTGTCaggcgagtcgagagaacaaattctttccaaagacctgaaatttcctgacctgtcgcaccggcaattcggaaaaatgttgaacattcatcattcaaccgtctccagagtgttgaagcagttccaggagcggttgacgttggaccacgacAAACGAGccggaagaaaaccgggaccggagaacaaattgacggaggtaaaggtgaagcggatgatctcaagccgtgatttggctaaaaagatctgCATGTCGCAtggctacgtccagaatgcaaagaagagagctagactacatacatacaagcagtgatacaaggtacagaacttcctaaaccgcgatgagcggcaacgatcgacggctaaaactcgagCACGGACGCTTtacgagaagcgccttttgccgttctcgacgaagctccgctattttggcctgATTTGGCATCAttccactattctaaaagtgtcctggagtggtatgaggccaattctgttcgttttgttccaaaggtCATGAAGCCGCCAAACTgtccggtggagcagtactgggcaataatgaaatgagaacttcggaagagcaagacgACAGTCAAAGActagaaggacatgttaagagaatggaaaaaaactgagaaactggtgtcgggttttgatttttgaagttaatatgtaccctaaaattttggtttgattctaaacattataagaaaattggcatgacatttttggtgtcgcaataatttcatgTTCGCCCATTAGAAAATCTTGAGTGGCCAATGTGGTATCTTGATATAAATCGTCTTTGCGCTCCCATCATACAGACCATACAGACAATACATGAGAGCCCAACTCAACCGACGATGTTTAGCAATCGATAGCACAACTGACCTTTGTAGAGTGTAGCAAGCAATCAAGTCAGTTGTGCGGCAGTctggatttggacctcaatagGGTCCAGAACCGGGACTCCACAGCCAACACGTATTCTCTCGATCTAAATCCGATCCAGAATTTCTGTTCCATCATTACAAAAAATCTCTCTGTTTCTTGGACGATTTATATTgcatcaaaaaagaaaaaaggaatcgtATCTGCACGTCAGGGTTTGGCGAGCATTTCACCCCATAAAAGCACTCAGTGTCATTTCACCGGCCAATGACGTGTGGATCATTATATGGCGATGCAATTgacctttttgaaattttcagttagaTGTTGGATCATTTGATTGGTCTTGTTAAGTCTCGAAAAAGGAGAAAGATGAATGGAAACCGGTTTTTGCTGTCTTTTTGGCGTTTCTTTCTTTGACATTACACCCTGTTAAGCGCACCATCGACGAATCATATACGATCCGCGTTGCTGGTTTGTTGGTTGAGTGACCGGTCGCTGGTTAAGCTGATCGCGTTTTGTGACGTGGTTTATACCAACATGTGTCAAGTCACTGCCGAGAGACCCCTTAGTCATCGTCTCTGTCTTGAAAGTTAGATACCGGTAAGGTACTTTCCAAATTATAAAATGATAT
It includes:
- the LOC129749002 gene encoding tRNA (uracil-5-)-methyltransferase homolog A-like, with the translated sequence MDVELENRDPPVEVETVGNEVAPSEPSEVNQDEYAYLDATGFTSERFKIEIKNLPKYYGISELKKLLNKKLNLATSKIKIMDRGCPFIFVCFRGEPERQNAIKAVNGYSWKGKTLTAVEAKPSPDPLVKRRREAERDPMEVIKKRKTVEESVTSLAYLSYDDQIKQKQSEMQNILVKFSDEVWKNCPNLRPYVEAQRKEYEGMICPLEEIRRSPKIDGYRNKCEFSIGKNSQGEVTIGFRMGAYCKGVVEVEGIANLKHISDKMKGSVQLFEEFVRASKYEPYSAELYTGHFRLLTVRTSSATGQVMVIVGFHPQQLTANELKDLKSSIVDCLTSEKAKQIGISSVYFEPMEKKTSGSEERPMEHLSGDTHIVEEIHGLKFRISPKAFFQINTPGTEVLYQSAIDMASTDDKTTILDICCGTGTIGLCFARHCKQVFGVEIIDQAIEDAKHNAELNDVKNCNFFAGNADDLIMSLVRKANVQEGEKLVAIVDPPRAGLHVRSITQLRNARGLNRLIYVSCSPKSALKNWFDLVRPASKTLRGSPFVAKKAIAVDLFPHTPHTELMILFEREPDTDAEGAVTTVDN